In Streptomyces puniciscabiei, a single genomic region encodes these proteins:
- a CDS encoding TIGR03936 family radical SAM-associated protein → MQRIRLRYTKRGRLRFTSHRDFQRAFERALRRAEVPMAYSAGFTPHPKVSYANAAPTGTGSEAEYLEIALTAPRDPETLRVLLDESLPPGLDVVEAVEARTSGLADRLTASVWELRLDGVDPAEAGRAVDAFNRAGAVEVQRMTKNGVRTFDARPAVVSLETHGSPADRPSDQPCAILRLVVRHVTPAVRPDDVLSGLRAVADLAPPVPAAVTRLAQGLFDEETGTVTDPLAPDREAAGALTAQPAAAATAPTPEGPA, encoded by the coding sequence GTGCAGCGCATCCGACTGCGCTACACCAAGCGCGGCCGCCTGAGGTTCACCAGCCACCGAGACTTCCAGCGCGCCTTCGAGCGTGCGCTGCGCCGCGCCGAGGTGCCCATGGCGTACTCGGCCGGGTTCACGCCGCACCCGAAGGTGTCGTACGCCAATGCCGCACCCACCGGCACGGGCAGTGAGGCGGAGTATCTGGAGATCGCGCTCACCGCACCGCGCGACCCCGAGACCCTGCGCGTCCTCCTCGACGAGTCGCTGCCCCCCGGGCTCGACGTCGTCGAGGCGGTCGAGGCGCGGACCTCGGGCCTCGCCGACCGGCTGACGGCCTCCGTCTGGGAGCTGCGGCTGGACGGGGTCGACCCGGCCGAGGCCGGGCGCGCGGTCGACGCGTTCAACCGGGCCGGGGCCGTCGAGGTCCAGCGGATGACCAAGAACGGCGTCCGCACCTTCGACGCCCGCCCGGCCGTGGTGAGCCTGGAAACGCACGGTTCACCGGCTGATAGGCCTAGCGACCAGCCCTGTGCGATACTGCGGCTGGTTGTTCGGCACGTGACGCCTGCCGTACGACCCGACGACGTCCTGTCCGGTCTCCGCGCCGTGGCCGACCTGGCGCCGCCGGTCCCCGCAGCGGTGACCAGGCTGGCGCAGGGGCTGTTCGATGAAGAGACCGGCACGGTGACCGACCCGCTCGCGCCCGACCGCGAGGCAGCCGGGGCCCTGACGGCCCAGCCGGCCGCCGCCGCGACGGCGCCGACGCCGGAAGGTCCCGCGTAG